The segment GATGTAGGTGGTATTTCGTAAGTGTTTACCTATTTGTTGACTGCATGGATGAACTAATTACACAGTCTAGATGATTCCATTCAGGCTCTAGAACATTTTAGCTTTGCCCGTGACAGCGTtcactttggaaaactttttCTAGTTATTGGAAAAACATTCTGCTATCTCTAGTTTTTTTACAAAGACCTAATGACATGGGACACTGTTAGACTAAATGGGAGGCACTAAATGCGTTTAGGTATTTCAGAATAACCATATAAAAGTACGTCAGAAAGTAACTTCTTGCATATTTTTAACCTCTGTTTGCAATCTTATGtctcttttgtctattttttagaaaaccaaGAAAGGACAGAAGATCAGTATGAAGAAAATTCACACCTCAACTCAGTTCCTCACTGGATTAATAGCAATACATTAGGTCAGTCCAATTGATTCTGCCCTTTAGAGTTTGGTTTTAAGTTTTCCTGTTAGATTTGGACTTCCTAATGGAAGGTCTGAAGGCACAGTTAGACCTGAGCTGTCCCCTGTGGTGGCCATATGTGGCTGTTgacttactgagcacttgaatTGGGGCCAGTCCACACCGAAAGGTATGGTGAGAATATAATGCACACCAGATTAGAAAATCTTAGTATGaaacaaagaatgtaaaatatctccttAATAATTTGTAAAGCATTGATTATGTGTTGAAATGATAATGGACAGTATTAGGttgaataaaatactaaaattactttcacctgtttttagttttttaacaTGGCAGCCAGAAAATCTAACATTGCACAAGTGGCTTGTACTATCTGTGCATTGGCCAGAGCTCATGCAGGCTATTCATGGAGCAGGGGGTGGAATGGAGTAAGCTGATCTAGCACAAAAATAGGGGTAGAAGGTGGCTGGCCCAGGAGTATGTGGAAAGCAATACTCAGCTTGCTGTGAACTTTGGAGTTTGAGGAATTGTCTGGCTGACACTGGCAAGCATAGATTATGGGTGTTCCCCCCAGCCAGCATGGGTGGCGGGTACTGTGGCTCTTCCCTTATGAGTCACACACTGGGTAGCAAATCCCAGtctttctgagccttggtttgCTCGAAAGCTGAACGAGCCAGTGAACACTGTCACCTGAGGGTCATGTGAATGCACTGGATAAACTAGACCCATGGAagcacagttgacccttgagtgAATTGCACAAGTAGCTTGTCCTACCTGTGCATTGGCCAGAGCACAATTAGGGGCACCTGACTcctgcacagttgaaaatccacatataacttttgactcccccaaaaacttactacaaatagcctactattgactggaagccttactgataatgtAAATAGTCAATTACACATAGattgtatgttgtatgtattatacaCTATATATaattctctctctgtatatatattcTACCACTATatatacaataaagtaagctagcaaaaagaaaatgttttctcaaattgttgcaaatctctaaAAGGtgtccaatatatttatttttaaaaatccacttatAAGTGGACTCTGCATAGTTCAGACCtgttttgttcaagggtcaactgtactgacATTGAGGCATTGTGTCTTGGGCCCAGAAGCAGCAGGCATTTTGGAAAAGAGCTTATTGGCTGAGAACATGAATGGTTTGAGAAGAGGAGTTAGTGGGGGACCTACCTTTCAAAGCCCACATTTCCACTGAGGTTTTGGCGCGGGCTGGGGCATGCAGAACTTTCCATGTTTGATTTGGTTGCAGGGCAGAGAGAGTCTCTAATTACACACTACTATAGCTTAATAGCTCTGCCATCCAATGGTTCTGTTCCAGGTTTTGGTGTGGAGCAGGCGCCATATGGAATGCAGACCCAGAACTACAGCAAAGGCAGTCTCCTGGACGTGTGCCCAGCATCCTCTGCGCCCAGTGTGCTCAGCTCAGAGCAGGAGTTTCAGATGCTCTCCAAGTCACGACTCAACACTGTCAGTGTCAACTACTGCCCCGTCAGCCAGGACTTCGCAGGCAGCAACTTGAACCTGCTCACCAATGGTCCTGGTAAGATCGGAGCTTCTGAGTACTCCTCTCAGTAGGGCTGGTGGTTTGATCCTGGGAGCCACAGTCGGACAGTGACATGAGCTTTTCGATGAGCGTGTCCTGTGTTCAGCCATTGAAGCTGGTCAGAGGACGCCTCTGTGTTCTCAGTGACTGTAGGTCACTGTTGCAGGTGATGAATTCACTCAGCAAGCTCAGGCTCTGGTCCGCATGCTGAGGGTACCAAGTAAACAAGACACAGTCCCTGCTCTTGGGGCTAGATTCCTCCAACCAATGGTATATATGGGGAGAGATCATAAGCATATGGCATTTCTGTACTTGGGAGAGAATGTAAGAATGTgatacatttctttttatggagCTGTACATATGCAGTGCCCAAATCTCAGGTTGCACAACTGGttggatttatatatatatcacctAGATAACAGCCACGCAGCTGGAGATAGAGATGGTTCCCTCATACCTCTCCCCAGTCAATAGCATCTCGTCCCTCAGAGACACCACTGTCTTGATTGTGATCATCGTAGATTAGGTTTTCCTGTTCTTGAATgatgatataaatggaatcatactgtatgtGTTCTTTTGCGTTTGTCTTTTGCCCGTGATTATGTCTGGAATCtagccatttgtcatttttcattGTTGTGTAGTACCCCATTCCATGAGGCGCCATTTGATTTAGTTGTATACTGGAGTTAGCATAAGGAGTGTTGCTTAAGAGTGCTGAGAAAGCTCCAAGTAATTCAGCCCAGAAGGGTATGTGGTTGAATGGGGGTGGTTGGCCTTGATGCTATGTTCAAGCCTAGGATCACTCTGCAGTTACTTAGGACTCAGTAGCACTGGGCATTTCGTTGGCCCATAGGAGTCAAAGTTTGTTCCTGGTTGTCTGCAGGGAAGCCCAGAGACCACGACCCCCCTGAGAACGGCGCAGACAGCTTCGAGAGCTCTGAGTCGCTGCTGCAGTCCTGGAATAGCCAGTCATCACTGCTGGATGTACAGCGGGTGCCTTCCTTTGAGAGCTTCGAAGATGACTGCAGCCAGTCGCTCTGCCTCAGCAAGCCAACCATGTCATTCAAGGATTACATCCAAGAGAGGAGCGACCCGGTGGAGCAAGGCAAACCAGTTATACCTGCGGCCGTGCTAGCCGGCTTCACAGGTGAGCTTGCAGCGCCCACTCTCCCCGTCTCCGCCCTGCACCCTGCCTAGCTTCAGTGCTTCCATCAAGGGTGGGTCTGGTCCGAACACATTGCATTAGACCTCACATCTTACGCATGGGGTGTAATCTGGGATCCAAGAGAGCTGTGTCCCTGAATTCTAAAGAGGCTGACCTTGCAGGAAGTTTGTACGGAGCTCTCAGGGGTGCAGATTAAAGTCCACGGGCTGCTTCCGCATCTGGGATGTGCCTGGCCATCCTGGAGAGGAGGGGGAGCAGGGCGCCCGGCCTGTGGAGGCTCTGGCTCTGACTCACCACCCCAGGAATTTCAAAGAATATGGGCTGGCTCACGGAGGAGCGGCAGGGCCGGCCCTAAATAACACCGGGACTGTTTACCTTTTCTTGCTTCCAAAAcccatcttatttttttaagatttggGCAAAGGCTATTCTAGGCAAGGGACAAATATTAAAGCTGTTTTTAGAATCCAGTACTTTggcaaaaatacagaaatttttttcattgcttCATATGTCCTTAAATATGcttttttccatattttgacCATATGGAGCCActggattgaaaaaaaaaaactactttttaaaagcGATAGGTTAAAGTAAGAATTCAGAGACACCCTTTTTTTCCCGTCATCTCAAACAGAATTGTATTAAAATACACATAGGGGGTGCGAAAACTGTTGTGGTTTTTGTACCTGGGAGTCAGGACCCGATAAGACAATGAACAGCCATGGTGTTGGTGCTGTTCATGTCAATATTAGTTACCTTTTTGTTCACTGCCACCTCTCTGTGGTTACCTAGGCATATCCGTGGTCCACAGTCGTCAGGACAGCCCAGCACACACAGGTGGTGATattaacccattttacagatggggaatcgGCTCAGAGGTAGACAGCCCTGGTCACAACTCAGTTCTGTCTGGTTCCAGAACTCCTGTCTTTGGTGCTGGAGCAGCAGAGCCTTACTGAGCAGGCCATTGCATCTCGGGGGAACAGCTGTTTGATGAGCATGAGATCCAGGGCAAGCAGCCTGGCTTtgtcctcatctttaaaacagcACCATAGGGGGATATTCCCTTCACAAGGTGGCAGTTCTTATATTAATGGAGAAAAGGGACACGGGAAGCACTTTGCAAAGCGTACCTCACCAAACAGATGTGGTGAGGCGAGTTGTGGCTATGACCCCAAATGCCCATATAAGGCTGTTGAGTGGACCTAGTCTTAGATTAAGCAGTTTGCTCACCGTCATTTTGCAGGAAAGCTATGGATGTGATTCATAAATGACATGCTTCATTCTGGGGGGCAACACCCCTCCCActgccccaccccatcccactgGGGGTTCCTGAAAATAAACCTTGAAAATTATTACATAAGGAACAGTTAAGCAGGGTGAGGTATTTGAATGCCAAAGTTGTGGGCCTGagtttttttcctccagaaaaaCCAAACCCAGAAATCAAGGGCTGAGTGACATCTTCTCCAAGAGTAGGAGGGGTGGGGAAGACCTTGGTGTCGGTGTCTCGCCTCATCCCACTGAATGTCAGGCCTGCCGCCAGCAGCTGCGTGCACCTCGCGACCATGCCAGTCTAGGGTTGGGGCTCGCCTTCCTCAGGCAGTCTGTTCCAGTAGGATGAAAGCCTTGCCGTATTTTAAATCCACCACAATGTAATGCACCCCTCTACCCAGGCAGCGGACCTATTCAGCTGTGGCAGTTTCTCCTGGAATTGCTCTCCGACAAATCCTGCCAGCCGTTCATCAGCTGGACCGGGGATGGATGGGAGTTTAAGCTCGCCGACCCCGATGAGGTATGGCCAGGCCTGGGAAGTCAGTCTCTGGGCTCTGAAACCTGATTTCATCGCTCTGGGCTCACAAATTCAATGCTCTGGGCACAAGAGAGGGTTCACCAGCACAAATGAGAACACTTCTGCACACGGCTTTCCTGACTGTCGGGAATCCCGGAGTCCTTGCTTCCCTGATACTGATGTGTCCTCTGGTTGTACACAGCGGCACTGGGCGGGTTCCACCGTCCTGCTCTGTCATCTAATAAAAAGGGGCCAGCAGTACACTGAGGCTCTCTCCTGACCATGTGAGAAGGCCTTAGGAAATTTGCCTTTCCCACAGCAGGGAATGAGCCTCTGGTAGCTCCATGCTGGCCCGCCAGCGGGCTTCACACTCCTTAGCTGCAGCCCTGGCCAGAGGAGAAGGCTGAGGGCAAGCATTAGAGAAGCTTTTGGTCTCTGGCCCCGGAAGGGTGCCATCTGTCACCTCCCTGATTCCCTTGGGAAGTAGAGCATTGGGGAATGGGGAATGTCACGTGGCTCAGAATCCCATTCAGCAACTGCACATTGGGGTGGGCAGAATGGGAACCCCAGGAAGAGACACAGCACTTTCCTCATGTCGGGATCTCCTGATCCCCAGCTCTGGGCTCCCGGGAAGTTCTGCCTAGCGAGAGGCCTCAGGCGCCCTGTACCAGACTAAGCTGGGAGTGGAGCACCTCACTCCCGCATCTGCAACCCCAGCCTCAGAGAAAGACACCTAAGGGTCGCAGCTTCCTGGCACACAAAGGAAGACATTGCACCTGTGTCCCTGCTGCGGGTCTTTTCTCCCTGGGGCAGCTCATTCACGTCACCTCCTTATCCCATTGAGTTGAGCTCTGCTCCATCCGTGTCTGCCACAGGTGGCCCGCCGGTggggaaagaggaaaaacaagcCCAAGATGAACTACGAGAAGCTGAGCCGGGGCTTACGCTATTACTACGACAAGAACATTATCCACAAGACGTCAGGGAAGCGCTACGTGTACCGCTTCGTGTGCGACCTGCAGAACTTGCTGGGGTTCACGCCCGAGGAGCTGCATGCCATCCTGGGCGTCCAGCCGGACACGGAGGACTGAGGCCCCCATAGGGCCAAGAGGGGGCCATCCGACTGACTGTTCCAAGGACCCGGGAGGGTGGGATTGAGCACGTCCAGGAAAGCCGCCAAGAAGCAGTGGCCTTATTTCATCTGAACCTGTGGTTCTTCACCAAGAGCGGCACCGTTTCTTGCTCCTGAAGCCTGCTGACAGGAAAATGCTATTTATGATGCTATTACCTTAGAATGGCCGACAAAGAAGGGCCACGGAGACACGTGGCTCCAAGTGGTCCATGTGACAGTCATGTTCTGGCTGTTGGATATTCTCAAAGGAGCGAGCATGTTGTGGACTCAcaggtttttttattttcttttgccttttcaacCAGGAATCCCGAGTACAAAAGCAGCTCATTGGTTCAGAGGGGCTGGAGGATGCAAGGAGACAATTGTGCCATTTCTGACATTAGTTTGTATATAGGATTGTAATCTTAATTGTTACTGAAATTCTCTAAGTCCTATTTAACAGAAATtgtatattataatttaaaataattatgtaactCTGTGAAATAAGAACGCAGACATTCAATGTTTATTCCAGTTTTCAAGAGCACGTAAGGCATTTTGCAAATGTGTCATTTGCCTAGGGCCGGCTAAGTGAACTTGTGACGTATGTTCATTTGCATTTAATATGCCAACAGGAGTAAGTTCTAAGAGGGTTAATCCCtggttttgttatgttttgtcttttgttttgccTGGGTTATTATCTGGCAAGGACTCTGTACATTTGggaatttttataaaaatcttaATGTTATTATCTGGGGGCACATCTGGCCTCTGCTTTCTCCTTCAACTGTAATGTAAAAGCTATAAAGCAGTATTTTTCTTGACAAATGGcatatgttttccatttctatgcATGCCTTTAAATCAATTTATACAcaaaacttattttattttttagttcagCTATGTTTCCCCAAAGACTGACCTCGCCTGGGCAACCATTTCCTTCCCGTGCCCCACCTCCGCACTGCAAATTATTCTGTATGATTAAAATAAGAATGCTATTTTTGGTAATAGGCGACTCCTTTTCAGAGATCAGGAGGGATTTATGTAGCAGCTATTTTTACTGCAATAGTAGttcactggaaaaaaaatgtaatttgtatGTAAGAAAGCTTTATTTTTATCTCAGCTCCATGTAAAGCTAAGCCTATTGTACAGAGCTGaggttggggtggaggggggaggTGGAGAGAGCAGGGCAAATTTTTATTAAACCCGTTGATATGAATGAAGCATGGTTTGTCCCATCCTTGTTCACCTGCCAAGTCTTAGGGCTGCCTGGGCACAATGCTACTCCTTTCTGTTTAGCTTCCACAGCAAGGTGGCTGTCTTCTCATGTTATTGGATGCAGAATGCCCAGAGGCGGGCAGGGCACCAACAAGACAGCAAAGAAAAGGCCTTGGCATAGTTCACGTGCAGAAAATGTTTCGGTCACAACTGAGGCTTTTGTATTGTAGTTGTTTCAAAGGGGCACCTGGTCAGCATGTATTCCCGGACTTTGTAAATGGTCAAGTCGAGTTGGTTTCGAATCAGACATGCTTCCTAGCAGTGTGAGAGGACAGCAGGCAGTGGCAGGGTGTGCTGGGACGGGCAAGCCGGACCCGGGGTGACTCAGGTCTCAGCACCCACCCAAGACTGTCCCCTGGGTCTGTCGGCACAGGATGTTTCTCTCGAGCGGGGCCTGTTTATCGCTAGGACATCTGTTTATAACATCAACAGACTCTTGAATGAGAACATCATGCTGCTGAAAGAAATGTTCACCAGTGGTTTATTTTATATGGGGTTGAACCCCATGAAATTGCCAGCATTTGGCTTTTGTATGGACCAAAGCTGGCAGTTGCATGGAGTTCAACCTAGTAGTTATGGAAACTAAAGGCCGTTATAAACCTTGGGCATGGTAATGAACAGAACTTAAGTATAAAAATTTTCTAATTTGGTCTTTTCTTCCTCAAATAAAGTATTTTGTTGATATAATTCCTCCTTGTCAGAGGcctcattctttctcctcacccaACATGGAGGAGGGGGAGTGAGGATGTTCGGCTCAGATCCATCATCCGCTCGGTGGCTTTCAGGCACTGAGCTGTGTCTTGGTTTAAGCAACTTAATGCACGGGTCACCTGATGAATTCTGATCGAGCTGGAACCGGCCCTGAGCCCTTCCTGAAGGAATTCCCAAAAAGTTCGTTCAAGTGAAATCCGCATCTAAGAAGGGATTAGAATAGAAAGATGTAAGGGTCTTTGCCAGCGAGAAGAGATTTTAGGATGTATATGGGAAGAACATTAAGGTTTGAGGTTCAAGGACTTTTGTCGTTGAGGCCACATTCCAGAGTTCTGATGTTGCTGAGGTGATTTACTGGCCGTGAGGGTGATGGTCCTAGGACACCTGTTATCAAAATGGTTCCACTCCTCAAAATTAGTGAGGACACCAAGAAACATGGGTAGATTCTATCGATGTGTGCTGGAGCTCCCCATGGGCTAGCAAACACTTGACGGTGCGCATCTCTTCCCAGCTTCGAGTTAGTGACATACTGGTAGCTTGAACTTGGTGTGATGAGGGTACTTACACCGTGGAAGTCAACAAACACACTACATACCAGGGGTTCCCCCattctctgctccccaccctcctcaGGGAGCtgcttgttaaacatttaccaccaCTCCACTGGTCACCAATGTTTATCATATTTaaagttaaaacatttaaaaataacgattcatttaaaaaatgaaattgcatattaacatttttatgaaaaaatagcTAATTTCCAAAAAAGCTGAGAATGGCATTGCTTACATGTTTTCAGATCTTTTTGATGTCTGGTTTAATAGGAGAGAGCTGTATTCTTATACTTGCTCTGCACATAGTCTGTTGTGatctattttaagaaaattaggCCTCACACAAATATGTAGTCAGAAAAGGATTACTTAATAGCTGTTTCAAATCATTGTTGATACTGTTTTGTATTACAACAAAACTGACAAGTGGCAGTTTCTTAAAGGTTAATTGCAGTTGGAATATGAAACCACATCAATAAACTTTACTATGGTTATAATAAATTCAATTGGCTGTCTTGTACTTTGAATGGATCTTTCACCCATGGGTGGATTTTGCAACATCACGCAttagtcatttggaaaatattgctCCACTATGTTGACACATTTAACATGCAATATCAGAGTATCACATTGGTTACTACTATAACCAATTCCACCAGAAAAGGGACTGGGAAGCTATCAAGCCCAGAGAGGCAGATAAAAAGtttcaaaaattcaaattttcACCTGAAATCTCAAATTTTATTATTGACAACAAATGttttaagttgttttctttgataTGATAGgctcatttcatttactttttgagAAATAACTGTCAAATAGCCAAGTCTGAATAAACATAATTTGTCAGTTGCTCTTTCTAGTAAAAATGGAGTTATGACTAAAGTGGTTAGTTTAGCTTGCAACTTAAACACACAACTGCACATTGTAGGACGACCAATCTACTTCAGTATGCAACAGAAGCTCTTTATGTGTACTTTCTATTTTATCacccagaaatgaaaaagatgtgCATTCactcattaataaaaataatttttactgctTATCAAGGATgtttttgaattaaaattttatttttccctgcaaGTGCATGGTGGTGAAGAAGGTAGTGACTACTGGGTTAAGTGCCCAGGCCTCAGTAGTCTTGCCCACCTTTGCCTCTCCACCTCCAGTGCaaattttaacacacacacaaaaaaaaggcaACCatgtattaatattattttttaaatcattctgaCTTTGAGGATCCTCCTGAAAGTGTGTCAGAGCCTTGCAGTTGTCTCTAGACCTCACCTTGAGAACTGTTCTAGAAAACAGATAAGCTCACCCAGAATAAGATGTTGGAACTGGAGCAGGGAGATGGTGAGGAGACAGGTAGGGgaaattttcctttctcctcttttttccagTGTCCACACTCCCAATCTTACCTTCCATATAGTTAAGatgaaggattttttaaatttaaagcaaaACAATTTAAAGCATGATAGTTCATTCACATAGGGTGAAATGGCTATTCTCAAAGTCCTTCTGCCATTCTTCATTCTGTCTTTGTCCTTTTCCATGTTCCCCTCCAATTCCAAACCttttttaagtgtatattttACCTCAGCTTTTCTTTAAAGTTCATTTTACTTAACATAGTCCAAACTGAGATCATGAAGAGAAAAGGAACATGTGGCCTGTCCCCCAGCTTTCCACACAGTGGGGAAGAAGCAAACAAAATGTCTTTAGCACCCCCTGTgtcccagctcctcctcctatgGAGCCCAGGACAGGAACAGAGTTCAGTGACAAAGCTGATATTTAACTGAACCAGAACTCAAATCTAGGCCTTCTGTTTCTTGAGTTGTTCTCTTGCTATGATCACCACACCACGTTTGTCAGTATAAATACTACCCAGGGCCTCTCCCAAGCTTCCAGTTCTTCCTTCTGTTCTCTTTTGAACAGAGTGCACAGTTCTTtgtttgaattttaaattatCCACACATCTCCTACCCAAAGAACACCCAGTCTTCTTATATGCAGCAGCTAGTGTAGTTTGAGCAGATGCACTAGTCCACTAATCAGGGCCAGATGTGAATCTGTCTTTTCTGTAAGAGCAACACAGAAGCATCAGGCTCAAAGCAGTGAAGGGGGAAACCCCTTATTGCATAATCCTTTTGAAACTTCTGGGCAGGGTTTGAACTTGTGATTCTGCTTGAAATCTAACATTAGGGGAAAGACAATTTTTGGTCATAGCTGGTGTGATGACACCCTCACAACTGGAACTGACACAGCGTTTGTCCACATGCTATGAGTAACTGCCCTCTCCTTGTCTCCGAAAGTCATGTTCAGGTGGCAAAAGAGCCCAGGATTGCCAAATCT is part of the Manis pentadactyla isolate mManPen7 chromosome 1, mManPen7.hap1, whole genome shotgun sequence genome and harbors:
- the ETS2 gene encoding protein C-ets-2 encodes the protein MNDFGIKNMDQVAPVSNSYRGTLKRQPAFDTFDGSLFAAFPSLNEEQTLQEVPTGLDSICHDSTNCELPLLTPCSKAVMSQALKATFSGFKKEQRRLGIPKNPWLWTEQQVCQWLLWATNEFSLVNVNLQRFGMNGQVLCNLGKERFLELAPDFVGDILWEHLEQMIKENQERTEDQYEENSHLNSVPHWINSNTLGFGVEQAPYGMQTQNYSKGSLLDVCPASSAPSVLSSEQEFQMLSKSRLNTVSVNYCPVSQDFAGSNLNLLTNGPGKPRDHDPPENGADSFESSESLLQSWNSQSSLLDVQRVPSFESFEDDCSQSLCLSKPTMSFKDYIQERSDPVEQGKPVIPAAVLAGFTGSGPIQLWQFLLELLSDKSCQPFISWTGDGWEFKLADPDEVARRWGKRKNKPKMNYEKLSRGLRYYYDKNIIHKTSGKRYVYRFVCDLQNLLGFTPEELHAILGVQPDTED